A window of the Thermoleophilia bacterium SCSIO 60948 genome harbors these coding sequences:
- the dnaB gene encoding replicative DNA helicase produces MASIDATTPPQNLEAEESVLGAMMVSESAISAVLLDTRLRKEDFYRHSHRLIFGAALGLHDDSEPVDALTVSAWLEEKGELAEAGGKEAVSHLASTVPAAGNAAHYAKIVKANSLLRRLLETSHKVQKSVFEHEGEPQELLERAQSDLFKVATEDTTKDFTKLEDILLAEVTRLEELSTGKRQMTGTRSGFVDLDELLGGFQPGNMIVLAARPSIGKSALVVNIAENAALKDGKTVAFFSLEMSETELAHRFIASRARIAGDLLRKGKVSESKWPRVMKAMNELNELPLWLDDSSDLSMLELRAKCRRLATTEGQLGLVIVDYMQLMRPEDPKVNRVEQVGQISRGLKILAKELNVPVIGLSQLSRTPETRPDKRPILSDLRESGNIEQDADVVMFIYRDAVYNEEAEPSEAELIIAKHRNGPVGKVDLNFLGLYPLFGNPPGRGRDPGPMPPVEVPEPAAAGGDLGGGAGDYDDVF; encoded by the coding sequence ATGGCCTCGATCGACGCCACCACACCACCCCAGAATCTCGAGGCCGAGGAGTCGGTGCTCGGGGCGATGATGGTGTCGGAGTCGGCGATCTCGGCGGTGCTGCTCGACACGCGGCTGCGCAAGGAGGACTTCTACCGCCACTCCCACCGGCTGATCTTCGGCGCGGCGCTCGGCCTCCACGACGACTCCGAGCCCGTCGACGCCCTGACGGTCTCGGCCTGGCTCGAGGAGAAGGGCGAGCTCGCCGAGGCCGGCGGCAAGGAGGCGGTCTCGCATCTCGCCTCGACCGTCCCGGCGGCCGGCAACGCGGCCCACTACGCGAAGATCGTCAAGGCCAACTCGCTGCTCAGGCGGCTGCTCGAGACCTCGCACAAGGTCCAGAAGTCGGTCTTCGAGCACGAGGGCGAGCCGCAGGAGCTGCTCGAGCGCGCCCAGTCGGATCTGTTCAAGGTCGCGACCGAGGACACGACGAAGGACTTCACCAAGCTCGAGGACATCCTCCTCGCCGAGGTCACTCGCCTCGAGGAGCTCTCGACCGGCAAGCGCCAGATGACCGGCACCCGGTCGGGGTTCGTCGACCTCGACGAGCTCCTCGGCGGCTTCCAGCCCGGCAACATGATCGTCCTCGCGGCGCGGCCCTCGATCGGCAAGTCGGCGCTCGTCGTCAACATCGCCGAGAACGCCGCGCTCAAGGACGGCAAGACGGTCGCCTTCTTCTCACTCGAGATGTCGGAGACCGAGCTCGCGCACCGCTTCATCGCCAGCCGGGCGCGGATCGCCGGCGACCTGCTTCGCAAGGGCAAGGTCTCCGAGTCGAAGTGGCCCAGGGTCATGAAGGCGATGAACGAGCTCAACGAGCTGCCGCTCTGGCTCGACGACTCGTCGGACCTCTCGATGCTCGAGCTGCGCGCGAAGTGCCGGCGCCTGGCGACGACCGAGGGTCAGCTCGGGCTCGTGATCGTCGACTACATGCAGCTGATGCGCCCTGAGGACCCGAAGGTGAACCGCGTCGAGCAGGTCGGCCAGATCTCGCGCGGTCTCAAGATCCTCGCCAAGGAGCTGAACGTCCCGGTGATCGGGCTCTCGCAGCTCTCGCGAACCCCCGAGACCCGCCCCGACAAGCGCCCGATCCTCTCCGACCTGCGCGAGTCCGGGAACATCGAGCAGGACGCCGACGTCGTCATGTTCATCTACCGCGACGCGGTCTACAACGAGGAGGCCGAGCCCTCGGAGGCCGAGCTGATCATCGCCAAGCACCGAAACGGCCCGGTCGGCAAGGTCGATCTGAACTTCCTCGGTCTCTATCCGCTGTTCGGCAACCCGCCCGGGCGCGGTCGCGATCCGGGTCCGATGCCGCCGGTCGAGGTCCCGGAGCCCGCGGCTGCCGGCGGCGATCTCGGCGGCGGAGCCGGCGACTACGACGATGTCTTCTAG
- a CDS encoding trehalose-6-phosphate synthase, producing the protein MSDPLVIVSNRGPAQFERGEDGERSVSRGGGGLVTALSGLVAHRKALWIASAMSEKDVEVARETDTGTVSLDLDGVEYDICLVESDPEAYDGFYNVIANPILWFIQHYLWDLSNAPDIRQEESDAWDEGYVAVNRDIARAVIDQISELDSPLVMLHDYHLYTCPGHIREQRPDVFLHHFVHIPWSQPDSWRILPMRMREAIFHGMLANDIIGFHTRAYCRNFLHCCAELLDLEVDFENWSVSYDGREVWVRAYPLGIDRARLDRAASSDDVKGYEEELLKRRREHLIIRVDRADLSKNVLRGFTAFDTFLTQHPEFREKVTFIAHLQPSRQDVAEYREYLERIEALVAVVNHRHGTTDWMPIDLRIYENFPEAVARYKQFDLLMVNAIFDGMNLVAKEAPAVNEVDGVLMLSENTGSHEEIGDLALTVNPFDIQEQADAIHTALTMDAEERSRRAEGLREIVFSRSPGDWIDDQMTDIEAKRSG; encoded by the coding sequence GTGAGCGACCCACTCGTCATCGTCTCGAATCGCGGCCCGGCCCAGTTCGAGCGCGGCGAGGACGGCGAGCGCAGCGTCAGCCGCGGCGGCGGCGGGCTCGTGACCGCGCTCTCGGGGCTCGTCGCCCACCGCAAGGCGCTGTGGATCGCCTCGGCGATGTCCGAGAAGGACGTCGAGGTCGCGCGCGAGACGGACACGGGGACCGTGTCGCTCGACCTCGACGGCGTCGAGTACGACATCTGCCTCGTCGAGTCCGACCCCGAGGCCTATGACGGCTTCTACAACGTGATCGCGAACCCGATCCTGTGGTTCATCCAGCACTACCTCTGGGACCTCTCCAACGCGCCGGACATCCGCCAGGAGGAGTCCGACGCCTGGGACGAGGGCTACGTGGCGGTCAACCGCGACATCGCCCGCGCGGTGATCGACCAGATATCCGAGCTCGACTCACCGCTCGTGATGCTCCACGACTACCACCTCTACACGTGCCCGGGCCACATCCGCGAGCAGCGGCCCGACGTCTTCCTGCACCACTTCGTCCACATCCCGTGGTCGCAGCCCGACTCGTGGCGGATCCTGCCGATGCGCATGCGCGAGGCGATCTTCCACGGGATGCTCGCCAACGACATCATCGGCTTCCACACCCGCGCGTACTGCCGCAACTTCCTGCACTGCTGCGCGGAGCTGCTCGACCTCGAGGTCGACTTCGAGAACTGGTCGGTCTCCTACGACGGACGCGAGGTCTGGGTCCGCGCCTATCCGCTCGGTATCGACCGCGCGCGGCTCGATCGCGCCGCCTCCTCCGACGACGTCAAGGGCTACGAGGAGGAGCTCCTCAAGCGCCGTCGCGAGCATCTGATCATCCGCGTCGACCGCGCCGATCTGTCGAAGAACGTCCTGCGCGGATTCACCGCCTTCGACACGTTCCTCACCCAGCACCCGGAGTTCCGCGAGAAGGTCACGTTCATCGCCCACCTCCAGCCGTCGCGGCAGGACGTCGCCGAGTACCGCGAGTACCTCGAGCGGATCGAGGCGCTCGTCGCGGTCGTCAACCACCGCCACGGCACCACCGACTGGATGCCGATCGACCTGCGGATCTACGAGAACTTCCCGGAGGCGGTCGCGCGCTACAAGCAGTTCGACCTGCTGATGGTCAACGCGATCTTCGACGGCATGAACCTCGTCGCCAAGGAGGCGCCGGCGGTCAACGAGGTCGACGGTGTCCTGATGCTGAGCGAGAACACCGGCTCGCACGAGGAGATCGGCGACCTCGCGCTGACCGTCAACCCGTTCGACATCCAAGAGCAGGCCGACGCGATCCACACCGCTCTGACGATGGACGCCGAGGAGCGAAGCCGGCGCGCCGAGGGCCTGCGCGAGATCGTCTTCTCGCGCAGCCCGGGCGACTGGATCGACGATCAGATGACCGACATCGAGGCGAAGCGCTCTGGCTGA
- a CDS encoding acetyl-CoA carboxylase biotin carboxylase subunit codes for MFEKVLVANRGEIAVRVIRTLKEMGIGSVAVYSEADRETIPVRVADEAHLLGPATPAESYLNIERIIEVCKESGAEAVHPGYGFLAENATFARACEEAGIVWIGPPPSAIEAMGSKTKAREIMQKADVPIVPGSTEPSPDVDAARERAEEIGYPIACKAAGGGGGKGFRVAMSADELADAFEGAAREGEKFFSDPTVYLERYLEDPRHVEVQVLADSHGNVIHLGERDCSIQRRHQKLIEEAPAPHVDEEMRARIGKIATDAAEAVGYRGAGTVEGMQVGEDYFFLEMNTRVQVEHCVTEMVTGIDIVREQIRIAAGEELSILQEQLEMRGHAIECRINAEAAHKNFAPAPGKITDYIEPSGPGVRVDSGLEAGSEVTPLYDPMVAKLITWDVDRGRATARMIRALDEYRIEPLTTLIGFHKAILATEQWRNAETCRDLVGDRDWLKSLKPPEAPAPSGDDEDAEELTERTYQVEVDGRLHAVKVIGAAPVGAVAAGPAAGAKRPPKRERSKSGGGGGGGNGLASPLQGTILKVAVEKDAEVAEGDLICVIEAMKMENEITAHKAGKVTELAVSEGASVASGDPICTIE; via the coding sequence ATGTTCGAGAAGGTGCTCGTAGCCAACCGCGGCGAGATCGCGGTCCGCGTAATCAGGACGCTCAAGGAGATGGGTATCGGCTCGGTCGCCGTCTACTCCGAGGCCGACCGGGAGACGATCCCGGTCCGGGTCGCCGACGAGGCGCACCTGCTGGGCCCCGCGACACCGGCCGAGAGCTATCTCAACATCGAGCGGATCATCGAGGTCTGCAAGGAGTCCGGCGCCGAGGCGGTCCACCCCGGCTACGGCTTCCTGGCTGAGAACGCGACCTTCGCCCGCGCCTGCGAGGAGGCGGGGATCGTCTGGATCGGTCCGCCGCCCTCGGCGATCGAGGCGATGGGTTCGAAGACGAAGGCCCGCGAGATCATGCAGAAGGCCGACGTTCCGATCGTGCCGGGCTCGACCGAGCCCTCGCCGGACGTCGACGCAGCCCGCGAGCGCGCCGAGGAGATCGGCTATCCGATCGCCTGCAAGGCGGCCGGCGGCGGTGGCGGCAAGGGCTTCCGCGTCGCGATGTCGGCCGACGAGCTCGCCGACGCCTTCGAGGGCGCCGCGCGCGAGGGCGAGAAGTTCTTCTCCGACCCGACCGTCTACCTCGAGCGCTACCTCGAGGACCCGCGCCACGTCGAGGTCCAGGTGCTCGCCGACTCGCACGGCAACGTCATCCACCTCGGCGAGCGCGACTGCTCGATCCAGCGCCGCCACCAGAAGCTGATCGAGGAGGCCCCGGCCCCGCACGTCGACGAGGAGATGCGAGCGCGGATCGGCAAGATCGCGACCGATGCCGCCGAGGCCGTCGGCTATCGCGGCGCCGGGACCGTCGAGGGAATGCAGGTCGGCGAGGACTACTTCTTCCTCGAGATGAACACCCGCGTCCAGGTCGAGCACTGCGTGACGGAGATGGTCACCGGCATCGACATCGTCCGCGAGCAGATCCGGATCGCCGCCGGCGAGGAGCTCTCGATCCTGCAGGAGCAGCTCGAGATGCGCGGGCACGCGATCGAGTGCCGGATCAACGCCGAGGCGGCCCACAAGAACTTCGCCCCGGCGCCGGGCAAGATCACCGACTACATCGAGCCCTCGGGACCGGGCGTCCGCGTCGACTCGGGCCTCGAGGCGGGCTCGGAGGTCACGCCGCTCTACGACCCGATGGTCGCGAAGCTGATCACCTGGGACGTCGACCGCGGTCGCGCCACCGCGCGGATGATCCGCGCGCTCGACGAGTACCGGATCGAGCCGCTCACGACCCTGATCGGATTCCACAAGGCGATCCTCGCCACCGAGCAGTGGCGGAACGCCGAGACCTGCCGCGACCTCGTCGGCGACAGGGACTGGCTCAAGTCGCTCAAGCCGCCTGAGGCGCCGGCGCCCTCGGGCGACGACGAGGACGCCGAGGAGCTCACCGAGCGCACCTACCAGGTCGAGGTCGACGGTCGCCTCCACGCCGTCAAGGTGATCGGCGCCGCGCCGGTCGGCGCGGTCGCGGCCGGGCCCGCCGCCGGCGCGAAGCGCCCGCCGAAGCGCGAGCGCTCGAAGTCGGGCGGCGGCGGTGGCGGTGGCAACGGCCTCGCTTCGCCGCTTCAGGGAACGATCCTGAAGGTCGCCGTCGAAAAGGACGCCGAGGTCGCCGAGGGCGATCTGATCTGCGTCATCGAGGCGATGAAGATGGAGAACGAGATCACCGCCCACAAGGCGGGCAAGGTGACCGAGCTCGCGGTCTCCGAGGGTGCGTCGGTCGCCTCAGGCGATCCGATCTGCACGATCGAGTAG
- a CDS encoding PDZ domain-containing protein — MSSARALLAGLAALLLALGLIACGGGDEGGSTTTTVVESSDGDAPSGGQGSKPSAPSAPVSGSTSEVLDASGIYSEVSPGVVTILSIFGADQTEDIGGLGGGGGAGQGSGFVLDDEGYIATNAHVVTTGFESGPTADLEPAKQVYIQFQDRNQVPAEIIGFDPFGDVALLKVDPEGLDLQPLNLGSETDHEIGEPVIAIGSPFGQDGSLSTGILSANDRSIDSLTQFTIDGALQTDASINPGNSGGPLIDSEGTVIGINQQINTTSGGNEGVGFALPIDLAERSIEELREDGDVSYAYLGVSTQPLYPQLAEELGLDVDTGALVAEIVPGSPADEAGLETGGDPISFQGQRGIPSEADVITAVDGEEIVGESDLPAFISRLDPGTEVTLDVLRDGETEQVDVTLGDRTDAADAG, encoded by the coding sequence ACGACGACCGTCGTCGAGTCCTCCGACGGGGATGCGCCGAGCGGCGGACAGGGATCGAAGCCCAGCGCTCCCAGCGCGCCCGTCTCGGGCTCGACGTCCGAGGTCCTCGACGCCTCCGGGATCTACTCCGAGGTCTCGCCGGGCGTCGTGACGATCCTCAGCATCTTCGGGGCCGATCAGACCGAAGACATCGGCGGCCTGGGCGGGGGAGGCGGCGCCGGTCAGGGCTCGGGCTTCGTGCTCGACGACGAGGGCTACATCGCGACGAACGCGCACGTGGTGACGACCGGCTTCGAGTCCGGCCCGACCGCCGACCTCGAGCCCGCCAAGCAGGTCTACATCCAGTTCCAGGACCGAAACCAGGTGCCCGCGGAGATCATCGGCTTCGACCCGTTCGGGGACGTCGCGCTGCTCAAGGTCGATCCCGAGGGCCTCGACCTCCAGCCGCTCAACCTCGGTTCGGAGACCGATCACGAGATCGGCGAGCCGGTGATCGCGATCGGAAGCCCGTTCGGCCAGGACGGGTCGCTGTCGACGGGCATCCTGTCGGCCAACGACCGCTCGATCGATTCCCTCACCCAGTTCACGATCGACGGAGCGCTCCAGACGGACGCCTCGATCAATCCCGGCAACTCGGGAGGTCCGCTGATCGACTCCGAGGGCACGGTCATCGGGATCAACCAGCAGATCAATACGACCTCCGGGGGCAACGAGGGCGTCGGCTTCGCATTGCCGATCGACCTCGCCGAGCGCTCGATCGAGGAGCTGCGCGAGGACGGCGACGTCTCCTACGCCTACCTCGGCGTCTCCACCCAGCCGCTCTATCCGCAGCTCGCCGAGGAGCTCGGACTCGACGTCGACACGGGCGCGCTGGTCGCCGAGATCGTCCCCGGCAGCCCCGCCGACGAGGCCGGCCTCGAGACCGGCGGCGACCCGATCAGCTTCCAGGGCCAGCGCGGGATCCCGTCGGAGGCCGACGTGATCACCGCGGTCGACGGCGAGGAGATCGTCGGGGAGTCGGACCTGCCGGCGTTCATCTCGCGGCTCGACCCCGGTACGGAGGTGACGCTCGACGTCCTGCGAGACGGCGAGACCGAGCAGGTCGACGTGACCCTCGGCGATCGCACCGACGCGGCCGACGCGGGCTGA
- a CDS encoding single-stranded DNA-binding protein, with amino-acid sequence MATSNINRVLITGNLTRDPELRELPSGNSLCKLRVAVNSRRKDQSGQWVDKPNYFDVTVWGAQGQNCATYLSRGRPVAIDGRLDWREWETDGVKRQAVEIIADTVQFLGSRDDAGGGSYGGQAQGGGFGGSDVPTDTSDFDRAPVGAGSSASDDEIPF; translated from the coding sequence GTGGCGACTAGCAACATCAACCGGGTGCTGATCACCGGCAACCTGACCCGGGATCCGGAGCTCCGCGAGCTTCCCTCCGGGAACTCCCTCTGCAAGCTCCGCGTGGCCGTGAACTCGCGGCGCAAGGACCAGAGCGGCCAGTGGGTCGACAAGCCCAACTACTTCGACGTCACCGTCTGGGGCGCGCAGGGTCAGAACTGCGCCACCTACCTCAGCCGTGGGCGCCCGGTCGCCATCGACGGCCGCCTCGACTGGCGCGAGTGGGAGACCGACGGCGTCAAGCGCCAGGCGGTCGAGATCATCGCCGACACGGTCCAGTTCCTCGGCAGCCGCGACGACGCCGGTGGCGGCAGCTACGGCGGCCAGGCTCAGGGTGGCGGTTTCGGCGGCTCCGACGTCCCGACGGACACGTCGGACTTCGACCGCGCGCCGGTCGGCGCCGGCTCGAGCGCGAGCGACGACGAGATCCCGTTCTAG
- the rplI gene encoding 50S ribosomal protein L9 — MAQAILLKDVENLGSAGEAVEVSSGYLRNFLEPRKLAQPATAGALEQARQKREKAERAAQEALERAGETAALLGKTVLTIQHRAGEDGRLYGSVTSQEISQAIREARGLRIDRKRINLPEPIRQTGTYMVEVDVAGGAKAKVKTIVAEAR, encoded by the coding sequence GTGGCTCAGGCGATCCTGCTCAAGGACGTTGAGAACCTCGGGTCCGCCGGCGAGGCGGTCGAGGTCTCGTCGGGCTATCTGCGCAACTTCCTCGAGCCCCGCAAGCTCGCCCAGCCGGCGACGGCGGGTGCACTCGAGCAGGCGCGCCAGAAGCGCGAGAAGGCCGAGCGCGCCGCCCAGGAGGCGCTCGAGCGTGCCGGCGAGACCGCCGCTCTGCTCGGCAAGACCGTGCTGACGATCCAGCACCGCGCCGGCGAGGACGGGCGCCTCTACGGCTCCGTCACCTCGCAGGAGATCTCGCAGGCGATTCGCGAGGCCCGTGGCCTTCGCATCGACCGCAAGCGCATCAACCTGCCCGAGCCGATCCGCCAGACCGGGACCTACATGGTCGAGGTCGACGTCGCGGGCGGCGCAAAGGCGAAGGTCAAGACGATCGTCGCCGAGGCGCGCTAG
- a CDS encoding ATP-binding protein, with the protein MSGVARIPNASDYPCPYGRCDGSGWILDDENFTAECECRAERNARRRQRGVASAIPARYRGVSFDRPPISDIARKPEGRHVVDTVRRYVEDLDAQLAAGRGLWFMGDVGTGKTSLAMLISQYASQARRTTAIYSLPRLLARIRRTFDADPGEESYLSFFERLTSVDLLQIDDLGAEKSSEWVLEQLYALIDERYVSERAVVVTTNLDLPELEAQIGPRTVSRLIEICGDPLRLVGDDLRLHGEDTRFRAA; encoded by the coding sequence ATGAGCGGCGTCGCCCGAATCCCCAACGCCTCGGACTACCCGTGCCCGTACGGCCGCTGCGACGGCAGCGGCTGGATCCTCGATGACGAGAACTTCACCGCCGAGTGCGAGTGCCGGGCCGAGCGCAACGCTCGCCGGCGCCAGCGTGGCGTCGCCTCGGCGATCCCGGCTCGCTACCGCGGGGTCTCCTTCGATCGCCCGCCGATCTCCGACATCGCCCGCAAGCCCGAGGGGCGCCACGTCGTCGACACGGTGCGCCGCTACGTCGAGGATCTCGACGCCCAGCTCGCGGCCGGCCGCGGCCTCTGGTTCATGGGCGACGTCGGGACCGGCAAGACGAGCCTCGCGATGCTGATCAGCCAGTACGCCTCGCAGGCCAGGCGGACGACCGCCATCTACTCGCTGCCACGCCTGCTGGCACGGATCCGGCGCACGTTCGACGCCGATCCGGGCGAGGAGTCCTACCTGTCGTTCTTCGAGCGGCTGACGTCGGTCGACCTGCTCCAGATCGACGACCTCGGCGCGGAGAAGAGCTCGGAGTGGGTGCTCGAGCAGCTCTACGCGCTGATCGATGAGCGCTACGTCTCAGAGCGCGCGGTCGTCGTCACGACGAACCTCGACCTGCCCGAACTCGAGGCGCAGATCGGGCCGCGGACGGTCTCGCGGCTGATCGAGATCTGCGGCGACCCGCTGCGGCTCGTCGGCGACGATCTGCGCCTCCACGGCGAGGACACGCGCTTCCGCGCCGCATGA
- a CDS encoding adenylosuccinate synthase produces MPATVIVGTQWGDEGKGKITDLLATDADLIFRFQGGNNAGHTIIRDGEVFKLHLIPSGILYPDKLCAIGNGVVIDPNVLTGEIDGLRRRGINMSNLRISANAHLIMPYHVMLDTAGEAKLGKREIGTTKRGIGPCYADKASRVGIRVQDLLDPKILRKKILAALEGKQQALRPYARDPRLDLQTMTEEYLRFGHRLEPYIADTAKLCWDTLDRNGRILFEGAQAAMLDLDHGTYPFVTSSNPVAGSACIGAGVGPTDIDSVWGIAKAYATRVGAGPFPSELDDELGARIREVGGERGTTTGRDRRVGWMDLVALRYAVRLNAISSLVITKLDVLQGIHPLRVATRYRHAEGAIFDEFPYHQTIINSVSASYEELPGFDEDIGEVRTIEELPENARAYLDFIADFVGVPIRLVGVGPGREQIAMRAGDRLLAAA; encoded by the coding sequence ATGCCGGCCACGGTCATAGTCGGGACCCAGTGGGGTGACGAGGGCAAGGGCAAGATCACCGATCTGCTCGCGACCGACGCCGACCTCATCTTCCGCTTCCAGGGCGGCAACAACGCCGGCCACACGATCATCCGCGACGGCGAGGTATTCAAGCTCCATCTGATCCCCTCGGGGATCCTCTATCCCGACAAGCTGTGTGCGATCGGCAACGGCGTCGTGATCGACCCGAACGTCCTGACCGGTGAGATCGACGGGCTGCGCCGCCGCGGGATCAACATGTCGAACCTGCGGATCTCGGCGAACGCGCACCTGATCATGCCCTACCACGTGATGCTCGACACGGCCGGTGAGGCGAAGCTCGGCAAGCGCGAGATCGGCACCACCAAGCGCGGCATCGGCCCCTGCTACGCCGACAAGGCATCGCGGGTCGGGATCCGGGTCCAGGACCTGCTCGACCCGAAGATCCTGCGAAAGAAGATCCTCGCCGCGCTCGAGGGCAAGCAGCAGGCGCTGCGTCCCTATGCACGCGACCCGCGCCTCGACCTCCAGACGATGACCGAGGAGTACCTGCGCTTCGGCCACCGCCTCGAGCCCTACATCGCCGACACCGCGAAGCTCTGCTGGGACACGCTCGATCGCAACGGACGGATCCTCTTCGAGGGCGCCCAGGCGGCGATGCTCGATCTCGACCACGGGACCTATCCCTTCGTCACCTCGTCGAATCCGGTCGCCGGCTCGGCCTGCATCGGCGCCGGCGTCGGCCCGACCGACATCGACTCGGTCTGGGGCATCGCCAAGGCCTACGCGACGCGGGTCGGCGCCGGCCCCTTCCCCTCCGAGCTCGACGACGAGCTCGGCGCGCGGATCCGCGAGGTCGGCGGCGAGCGCGGGACGACCACCGGGCGCGACCGCCGGGTCGGCTGGATGGACCTCGTCGCGCTGCGCTACGCGGTTCGCCTCAACGCGATCTCATCGCTCGTGATCACGAAGCTCGACGTCCTCCAGGGCATCCATCCGCTGCGCGTGGCGACCCGCTACCGCCACGCCGAGGGCGCGATCTTCGACGAGTTCCCCTACCACCAGACGATCATCAACTCCGTCAGCGCCTCGTATGAGGAGCTGCCGGGCTTCGACGAGGACATCGGCGAGGTCCGCACGATCGAGGAGCTGCCGGAGAACGCTCGCGCCTACCTCGACTTCATCGCCGATTTCGTCGGCGTCCCGATCCGGCTCGTCGGCGTCGGGCCGGGACGCGAGCAGATCGCGATGCGGGCGGGCGACCGTCTGCTCGCGGCTGCCTGA
- a CDS encoding GNAT family N-acetyltransferase, translating to MAEKVLVRDARRSDEDALRRIRHEAWSPAGSPGDQPPRDRPFLEALDRDETVLVAVLGGELAGYAQFGTPTPNRSNRHVRQLNGIDVDPAFRRRGVATALLDAVARKAEYAGAKRLTLRVFSTNTGAIAMYESFGFEPEGVLRGEFEIDGQLVDDQLMALPLPRPRSSHPPADDD from the coding sequence CTGGCTGAGAAGGTCCTCGTCCGCGACGCCCGCCGAAGCGACGAGGACGCGCTGCGGCGGATCAGGCACGAGGCCTGGAGTCCGGCAGGCAGCCCCGGCGACCAGCCGCCGCGCGACCGTCCGTTCCTCGAGGCGCTCGATCGCGACGAGACCGTGCTCGTCGCCGTCCTCGGCGGCGAGCTCGCCGGCTACGCGCAGTTCGGTACGCCGACGCCGAATCGCTCGAACCGCCACGTCCGGCAGCTGAACGGCATCGACGTCGACCCCGCCTTCCGTCGCCGCGGCGTCGCGACCGCGCTTCTCGACGCGGTGGCGCGCAAGGCCGAGTACGCCGGCGCGAAGCGGCTGACGCTGCGCGTCTTCTCAACCAACACCGGCGCGATCGCCATGTACGAGAGCTTCGGCTTCGAGCCCGAGGGCGTGCTGCGAGGAGAGTTCGAGATCGACGGACAGCTCGTCGACGACCAGCTCATGGCGCTCCCCCTGCCGCGCCCGCGGTCCTCGCACCCGCCGGCCGACGACGACTGA
- a CDS encoding 30S ribosomal protein S18 → MSDRGRPRKYTKLGVEEIDYKDLTTLRRFISDRGKVRSRRVTGLSREHQQQLGLAVKRARELGMLPYVGDR, encoded by the coding sequence ATGAGTGATCGCGGCCGGCCCCGCAAGTACACAAAGCTCGGTGTCGAGGAGATCGACTACAAGGATCTGACGACCCTGCGCCGGTTCATCTCCGATCGCGGCAAGGTCCGCTCACGTCGCGTGACCGGTCTCTCGCGCGAGCACCAGCAGCAGCTCGGCCTCGCGGTCAAGCGTGCGCGCGAGCTCGGCATGCTCCCCTACGTCGGAGACAGGTAG
- the rpsF gene encoding 30S ribosomal protein S6 gives MSAHAKTPDYELVLLLDPEAEEERREEITTAARGRIESEGHLGTEANWGNRKLSYEIGGREEAEYRFFRFQAPSQVLEDLDHSLKITDGVLRFRLFKVDPRAPVTEPPPPAPLGQPREGGRREGGRRDRDGGGRGDRGPRRDEPARA, from the coding sequence TTGAGCGCCCACGCGAAGACACCTGATTACGAGCTCGTCCTGCTGCTCGATCCCGAGGCCGAGGAAGAGCGCCGCGAGGAGATCACCACCGCCGCCCGCGGTCGCATCGAGTCCGAGGGTCACCTCGGCACCGAGGCGAACTGGGGCAACCGCAAGCTCTCCTACGAGATCGGCGGGCGCGAGGAGGCCGAGTACCGGTTCTTCCGCTTCCAGGCTCCGAGTCAGGTCCTCGAGGATCTCGATCACTCGCTGAAGATCACCGACGGCGTCCTGCGCTTCCGGCTCTTCAAGGTCGACCCGCGTGCGCCCGTGACCGAGCCGCCGCCCCCCGCGCCGCTGGGTCAGCCCCGCGAGGGCGGACGCCGCGAGGGCGGACGTCGCGACCGCGACGGTGGCGGGCGTGGCGATCGCGGTCCGCGCCGCGACGAGCCCGCTCGCGCCTAA